The Streptomyces sp. B3I8 nucleotide sequence CCCCGATATCCCCGAGCACGAGCAGCGCGTACTCGCCGACATCGAGGCCGCGTTGCGGCGCGGCGACCGGAGGCTGGACCGGCGGTTGCGCACATTGCGGATGCGGCGGGGTCCCGACGTCCGGCGGCTCGCCGGGTACGAGCCGCGGGCGGCGGTGGTGGGCGTCTGGCTGTGCGTGGCGGTGGCGTTGATGGTGACGGGCATCTGCACGGGTGAGCCGGCGGTCATCTGGGCCTTCGCGGTGGTGTGGCCGGTGGCGCTGTTCGGCCTCTTCCGCCTCCTGTGCCGGCGGTCCGGGCCCTGACGGGCCGGGCTCCGCCTTCTCGAGCAACGGCTCGCCCAGGCCGGGTGCCGTAACCGATCGCGCAGTTCCCCGCGCCCCTAGGTGGGTGGTGGGCGGCGCGGGTTCGGGGCAGGTGCGGCGCCGCTGTGGCCGGTCGCGCAGTTCCCCGCGCCCCTGGGGGTGGCTTCGGCGGACCGGGGTGCCCAGCCCTCCCGCGCGAGAGGGGACTGCGTCCCACGTCTTCCGGGACCGTACGGGCATGGGCACCCTCTCGTTCCCGGCCCGCCCCGGTCTACCCAGGGGCGCGGGGAACTGCGCGAGAGGCCCCACCGGCGGCCGGCCGGCAACGCGCCCGGCTCGACCCGGGGGATGCGGGAGGGGGCACCCTCTCGTCCCCGGCCCGCCCCGGTCTACCCAGGGGCGCGGGGAACTGCGCGAGAGGCCCCACCGGCGGCCGGCCGGCAACGCGCCCGGCTCGACCCGGGGGATGCGGGAGGGGGCACCCTCTCGTCCCCGGCCCGCCCCGGTCTACCCAGGGGCGCGGGGAACTGCGCGAGAAGCGGCCACCGGCGGCCGGCCGACAACGCGCCCGGCCCGGCCCGGGCAGGGGCTCCGGGGCCACCCCCGGCGTACGTGAGCCATCGCACCCCCCTCCCCCGGGGGGCCCACGCATCGGCGGGCCCGAACCGTGGCACTGGTGCCCCATGCACTCGTTCCGAACGGCCGCACGGGCCGTCCGCGCGCAGGCGAGGGCCGCCACCCTCACCGCGCACCGCGCCCGGGTGGCGCCCGGCCGCGAACGCGACCTGGTCGTCCAGGCGTGCAAGGCGGCCCTCGCCGCCTTCCTCGCCTGGCTCGCCGCCGGCTGGTGGCTGCACGCCCCCGTCGCCTTCGTCGCCCCCTGGGTCGCCATCGTCCTCGTCGAGTCCACGGTGTACCGCTCGATCGCGCACGGGCTGCAGCAGCTCGCCGCGATCGCCACCGGCACCGTCGTCGCGACGGCCTTCGCCCTCGCCCTGAACAGCACGCTGCTCGCGATGGCCGTCGTACTCCCCGCCACCGTCCTGCTCGGCAACTGGCGCCGCCTCGGCAGCCAGGGCATCTATGCGGCCACCGGCGCCCTCTTCGTCCTCACCGGCCCCTCGGTCGGTGTCACCACCTCCGCCGCCCGGATCGGCGAGGCCGCCTTCGGCGCGCTCGTCGGCATCGCCGTCAACGCGCTGATCCGGCCGCCGATGTATCTGCGCAGCCCGCGCTCCGCGCTGCTCGACGCCGCCGACGAGGCGCGGTCCGTGATGGAGGACGTGGCGGACGGCCTCGACGGCGCCGAGTGGGACGCCGCCCGGGCCGGCGAATGGCACGAGCGCGCCCTCCACCTGAGCCGCCTGGTCGATCAGGCCCGCTCCGCCCTCGGGTGGAGCCGGGAGAGCCTGCGCGTCAACCCGCGCCGCCGCTCCCGCGCCGTCGCGGAGCCGGGCAGCGCCTACGACGACGCCGTGACCGTCTTCGACCACATCGCCGTCCACACCGCCGGCGTCACCCGGACCGTCCTGGAGACCGCCGGGGAGGACCGCTCGGCGTCCTGGCCCGGCACCTCCCTCGCCCGGCCCTACGCCGCGTTCCTGCGCCGGACCGCCGAGGCCGTACGCCTCTACAGCGCGGCCCGCTTCGACGACGGCTCCGCGGAGGAACTCGGGAAGGCCGTCGAAGGGCTGCGCGACACCCTCGACGAGCTGCGCCGCCGGCTGCCGGACGCCGCCACCGGCGACCCCGAGGACCTCGCCACGTACGGCACCCTGCTCACCCAGGCCCGCCGCCTCACCGACCGGCTCGCCCCCGTTGACCCGAGCGGGTGACCGGAATCTTGCGTTTCGTCGGCCTTCGCTGGAACTGTGAGGCCCCATTCGATCAACGGAGGGCCCATGCACCACGGCCGTCGGCTGCGCGCCGCGATCGCCCACCCCGGTACGACCCCGCTCATCGGCGTCTACGACATGTACTCCGCCTCCCTGGCGGCCCGGCACTACGACGGTCTGTTCGTCTCCGGGTTCGGCTTCGCCGCCTCCCACTACGGGCTGCCCGACATCGGCTTCATCGCCTGGCCGGACATCGTGCAGTTCACCGAACGGCTGCGGCTCGCGCTGCCCGCCCACCACCTCCTCGTCGACATCGACGACGGTTACGCCGACCCCGAGGTCGCCTGCCACGTCGTACAGCGCCTGGAACGGGCCGGGGCGTCCGGCGTCATCCTGGAGGACCGGCAGCGGCCCCGGCGCTGCGGGCACGCGGACGGCAAGCGGATCCTGCCGCTGGAGGAGTACCTGGACAAGCTCGGCATGGTCCTCGACAGCCGGCGGGAACTGGTGGTGGTCGCCCGCACCGACGCCGTCGAGGACGCCGAGCAGATCCGCCGGGCGAGGGCGCTCGCCAAGCGCGGCGCCGACGTCGTCCTCGTCGACGGCGTGCGGGATGTGGCCGCGATCCGCCGGATCCGCGAGGCGGTCGGCGACACCCCGCTGCTGTTCAACCAGATCGAGGGCGGCAAGTCGCCCCGCCTCTCCCTCACCGAGCTGACGGAACTCTCCGTCGACGTGGCGATCTACAGCACGCCCTGCCTGTTCGCCGCCCACCGGGCCATCGACACCGCCCTGGACGCCCTCAAGCGCGCGGACGGACGGCTCCCCGACGCCGCCGGCACCCCGGACGCGGTGGGCGTGGCGGTCTCCACCCGGCTCCTGGAGGCCAACATCAGCCGCCACCACGTACGGGA carries:
- a CDS encoding DUF3040 domain-containing protein, with protein sequence MSTDRIPDVPDIPEHEQRVLADIEAALRRGDRRLDRRLRTLRMRRGPDVRRLAGYEPRAAVVGVWLCVAVALMVTGICTGEPAVIWAFAVVWPVALFGLFRLLCRRSGP
- a CDS encoding aromatic acid exporter family protein; amino-acid sequence: MHSFRTAARAVRAQARAATLTAHRARVAPGRERDLVVQACKAALAAFLAWLAAGWWLHAPVAFVAPWVAIVLVESTVYRSIAHGLQQLAAIATGTVVATAFALALNSTLLAMAVVLPATVLLGNWRRLGSQGIYAATGALFVLTGPSVGVTTSAARIGEAAFGALVGIAVNALIRPPMYLRSPRSALLDAADEARSVMEDVADGLDGAEWDAARAGEWHERALHLSRLVDQARSALGWSRESLRVNPRRRSRAVAEPGSAYDDAVTVFDHIAVHTAGVTRTVLETAGEDRSASWPGTSLARPYAAFLRRTAEAVRLYSAARFDDGSAEELGKAVEGLRDTLDELRRRLPDAATGDPEDLATYGTLLTQARRLTDRLAPVDPSG
- a CDS encoding oxaloacetate decarboxylase encodes the protein MHHGRRLRAAIAHPGTTPLIGVYDMYSASLAARHYDGLFVSGFGFAASHYGLPDIGFIAWPDIVQFTERLRLALPAHHLLVDIDDGYADPEVACHVVQRLERAGASGVILEDRQRPRRCGHADGKRILPLEEYLDKLGMVLDSRRELVVVARTDAVEDAEQIRRARALAKRGADVVLVDGVRDVAAIRRIREAVGDTPLLFNQIEGGKSPRLSLTELTELSVDVAIYSTPCLFAAHRAIDTALDALKRADGRLPDAAGTPDAVGVAVSTRLLEANISRHHVRDAG